One window from the genome of Enterococcus haemoperoxidus ATCC BAA-382 encodes:
- a CDS encoding ABC transporter substrate-binding protein produces the protein MKKLQSLLIGILAIILILFFGVRQLEKASGMAGADTLTIYNWGDYIDPDLLRKFEKESGYKVNYETFDSNEAMFTKIQQGGTAYDITIPSEYMIQKMMKEKMLLPIDHKKLTGLENIDERFLNLDFDPQNNYSIPYFWGTLGIIYNDKFIGEDQIKHWDDLWKPALKDNVMLIDGAREVLGLSLNSMGYSLNSKNNQELRKATDKLNKLTTNVKAIVADEIKMYMINEESAAAVTFSGEAAEMLDGNEHLHYVIPSEGSNLWFDNIVIPKTAKNIKGSYEFINFMLRPENAAQNAEYIGYSTPNKAAKKLLPEEISSDEQFYPSDEVIKHLEVYEDLGAKYLGIYNDLFLEFKMYRR, from the coding sequence ATGAAAAAACTACAATCTTTGCTTATCGGTATTTTAGCGATCATTCTGATTTTATTTTTCGGAGTTCGTCAATTAGAAAAAGCCAGCGGTATGGCGGGTGCTGATACCTTGACGATTTATAATTGGGGCGATTATATTGATCCTGATTTATTACGTAAATTTGAAAAAGAGTCAGGTTATAAGGTCAATTATGAAACATTTGACTCGAATGAAGCCATGTTTACGAAAATCCAGCAAGGTGGTACGGCTTACGATATCACGATTCCTTCTGAATATATGATCCAAAAAATGATGAAAGAAAAAATGCTATTGCCGATCGATCATAAGAAACTAACAGGATTAGAAAATATCGATGAACGTTTTTTAAATTTAGATTTTGATCCGCAAAATAACTATTCGATTCCTTATTTTTGGGGAACATTAGGGATCATTTACAATGATAAATTTATTGGCGAAGATCAAATCAAGCATTGGGACGACTTGTGGAAACCAGCATTGAAAGATAATGTGATGTTGATTGATGGTGCTCGTGAAGTATTAGGACTATCCTTAAACAGCATGGGATATTCATTAAACAGCAAAAATAATCAAGAGTTGCGCAAAGCAACGGATAAATTGAACAAACTAACAACTAATGTAAAAGCAATTGTTGCAGATGAAATCAAAATGTACATGATCAACGAAGAAAGTGCGGCAGCTGTAACGTTTTCTGGTGAAGCAGCTGAAATGCTTGATGGCAATGAACATCTGCATTATGTGATACCATCAGAAGGATCTAATTTGTGGTTTGATAATATCGTGATTCCTAAAACAGCAAAAAATATTAAAGGCTCCTACGAATTTATCAATTTCATGTTGCGACCTGAAAATGCTGCTCAAAATGCAGAATACATTGGGTATTCCACACCAAATAAGGCGGCGAAAAAATTATTGCCTGAGGAAATTTCTAGTGATGAACAGTTTTATCCAAGTGATGAAGTGATTAAGCATTTAGAAGTTTATGAAGATTTAGGGGCGAAATATTTGGGGATTTATAATGATTTGTTTCTTGAGTTTAAGATGTACCGCCGATGA